The sequence below is a genomic window from Sulfolobales archaeon.
TAGCTAGCTATGCAAGCATAGGTGTTATAGCATTTGCATTCGCAATAAACTTCCCAGCATGGGGCGAGGCATCAACTAAATTCGGCGATGCCCTGAGAAATAGATACGGCTATAAAAGCCTAGGCTTTTTCCAGGTCTTCAGACCGCCATATGAGCCCTTCATAGAGAGATCTCTATCAATAGCATCGAAATACTATCCAAGGGATAGAGATGCTATGAGGCAAGCAGCAACAATAATCCAGCACTACGAGAAGATGTTCTGGGATAGCATATACAAAGGATAACCACATCTCTTATACCCCAATCCAAACCCTCTCTATAACCCAACAGTAACAAATTTTCACAGCTGAAAGCCTCGCCCAAAGATAAGAGAGATCAGATATGAGAAGAGATATCTCAAAGCCGGATTATAGAAAGAAAAAATAGCTAGAATTCAAAACAATATTTTAGCTTTTATAGCATCTATATCTAGAGGTCTATGGCTGATCATTCTTCATCTATTGGGGTAGATGTTATAGCTTCTATTCTTACAGAGTATGCTAAGAGGATCATTGATAAGGCTGTTAGGGGTGAGAAGCTGAGTGATTGGGAAGTGGGTTTCCTATTGATGGAGGCTACTAGGAGGACTCTAGTGGCTAGAATGGATGCTATAGAAAAGAGAATGGCGAGCTTAGAAGAGAGTTTGAAGACTAGGATGGAGGCTCTTGAGAAGAGCCTATCAGAGAGAATGAACTCTATTGAGAAGAGAATGGATCTTATCGAGAAGAGGATGGATATGCTTGAAAAGAGGATTGGGGAGGTTGAGAAGAACCTAACCATGAGGATTGAGCTCCTAGAGAAAAGGGTAGAGGGCTTGGAGACTGATATGAAGCAGTTGAGAGCAAGCATGGATAGCCTAAGAGATATAGTGATCAATAGACTTGTAGAAGCACTAACAAGGAGGCCATAGATTTTAATCCTATCTTTGGGCGAAGTAGTATGTTATCGATTAAAGCCTAAAGATAATAGGAGTAGGGTATCGACATAGCTAATCATAATTAAATATCCGGTAGATCTTCAATTTAATAGTAATACGGATTTTCATAGGGCATAGGATTTCATCAAGACGATGTAGAGGCTATATTTCTTTAATTAAGGTATAATATGCTGCTCAGCTAAGATCTATATGGGGCTTATATAGTGAGGGCTAGGGGTCTTATAAGGTTTGGTAAATGGTCCCTTGGGAGGAGGGTTGGTGGAGATGGCGGTAAGGGTAAGGCTGAGGGTGAGGGGGAGAGACAATAAATATGTGGAGCTAGTCGTACTTGCTAATGGAGGTGCTGAAAGTCCCAGGCCATTAATAGCACTGGATCCCGAAGCAGCTGCTAGAATATGCTTCAAGAAGCCTGAGGATGCTGAGAGATATGAAGTTATCGAGGCATCCAGTATTAGAGAGGCAAGTTTATACCCACAAGCTGTGCTGC
It includes:
- a CDS encoding TenA family transcriptional regulator, whose protein sequence is RDAVDVDYRALQGLADLLRELGVELRRPSEIDVSPYAIAYTHYISWLASYASIGVIAFAFAINFPAWGEASTKFGDALRNRYGYKSLGFFQVFRPPYEPFIERSLSIASKYYPRDRDAMRQAATIIQHYEKMFWDSIYKG